Sequence from the Theropithecus gelada isolate Dixy chromosome 20, Tgel_1.0, whole genome shotgun sequence genome:
agcgggAGACTCNGCTTTACCCAGGGTGGGGTTTGGACTCAAGTACATCTGCATGCAGGTGAGAGGCAGGATCACCACCCGGCCCAGCCACAGCCTGACCCTGGCCTTGTGGGCCAAGTGCAGATCACCTTGCATCCTGGGTCTTCACCTTCGAAGGGCCATGAGCCCTTCTGAAAAGACAAAGCAATAGACTCCCTCCCAGAAAGACGCGcatcaaaagaatacattttccaTACAAACTCAGGGGAGGCAGAcatcctccacccccacccacccagcccaTCCTGGGAGCCCTGGTTAAGAATTCCTGTGCTAGAAGTGAACCAAGATCATCCACATGGAAAAGATACAGCCACAGCAGGGAAGACTTTCGGAGCAATACAGTAGGTCAGGGCTTCGAGCATGGAGATACCTGAAGTTATCTCGCACCCTGCTCTGAGTTTCACCCTGAGCCTCACCGTCGTAGGTGGTGAAACATGAAATGTAGGGAGAGCTGCTTTAAAACCCAgcaaaaggctgggcacagtggctcacacctgtaatcccagcactttgggaggctgaggtggacagatcacctaaggtcaggagttcgagaccagcctggccaacatggcaaaaccctatctctactaaaaatacaaaaattagctgggcgtggtggtgcacacctatagtcccagctactcaggaggctgaggcaggaggatagcttgaacctgggaggcagaggctgcagtgagccaagatcgtgccactgcactccagcctgggcaacaaagcaagactctgtgtcaaaaaaaaaaaaaaaaatgaaaaaccagcaccagcctgaagggCCTGTGTGTTACATGGGGTACTTTGCTGCCCTTGGGCAGAATCTGCGTCCCTCCCAGCCAGCAGGCACTGTGGAccatctcctccctccctccaggctCCTGTTTTCCTACCGTCCCCACTCCTGCTACACCAGTCCCTCTGCCCTCCTTTCCAAGCGCCAGGCCATGGCCACCTCGGAGCTTGCACCGGCTGTTCCCGCTGCCTGGAACTTGCTCGTCCTGCGCTTGGCTTCTCTCGGCTTTAGCTGGAATATCACCCTGAGAGTCCCCTCCCCGTCCATCCTGTCCCCAGGGACACACGCTCCAAGAGAGCAGGTGCCCAGTGGGCCTTCCCGCCTCTTTCATACAGCCAGACAGTTGGCGACTGTCCTTCCTGCAAACCCTGGTTCACACTGGCTCCCCTGGGAGGGAGGTGGTTAGGCCCACATGCCCTGTGTTCCTGCTCAGAATGGGCGTTAGAAACAGGCCAtagcggccgggcacggtggctcacacctgtaatcccagcactttgggaggccgagacgggcggatcacgaggtcaggagatcgagaccatcctggctaacacggtgaaaccccgtctctactaaaaatacaaaaaactagccgggcatggtggtgggcacctgtagtcccaggtactcgggaggctgagccaggagaatggcgtgaacccgggaggcggagcttgcagtgagctgagatccggccactgcactccagcctgggcgacagcgggagactctgtctcaaaaaaaaaaaaaaagaaacaggccaTAGCCTGTGCCACTGCAGCAGAAGCATTTTTAGGAAACGGCTTATATCTTAAGACAAACTTCAGACGCGTGGGGCCAGAACGCTGTGTCCATCTACATCTTTGCTGAGGGATTGGGTAGCCCGGAGTTTGCCCTCTGCTGTGTTGGCTTGAAGCTCATAGGAGACTTCAGACGGGGTCTCCCCAGCAACCAACGTTCTGTCCTTTGCCGTAGACTGTGAAGCACCCTGTGTGTGTGAAGCACCCGCCGTCAGTCAAGTATGCCCGGTGCTTTCTCTCAGAACTCATCAAAAAGGTCAGTTATCGGCAGTGTCCGACCAGTAGCCGGACAGCATAGCCAGCTGCGTGCTGGAGCCCCCGTCCTTCCCGGGCCCTGGGCCTGCTTTGCAGACCCCAGCATGGCAGGTGCCTCCCAGGCAACTGGCTGCAGCTGGGTGTGACCCATGGGAGACAGTGCAGGGTGGGAATAAGGGGAGGCCAGCGTCTCGCCCTCACGCTGCCTCCTGGGGTCTCCGCAGCAGCTGCTTCTCCGGGGCCCCAGCTCCTAGCATATGGATTCTCATTCCTACCAGGCTGGCCCAGCCCGCGGCCCTGGGACCCTCGCCCACACCCTCTGTCCTGCCTGCCCACACCCTCTGTCCTGCCCGCCGAAGGGTTTGGAGTTTGCTGTTCTTGTCCGTCTCTGGGTTGCGCCACGGGCCCCTGTTGGAAGGTTTAGCTCTTAACATACCTTTGGAACTAGTTCCCCTGGTGAATTCTCCGCAGTGATCCTGCTGGAATCAGCTCTTTCCTGACTGATTCaggatggattttattttttatttttttatttttttatttttttgagacagagcctcactgtgttgccaaggctggagtaccgaggcacaatcttggctcactgaaacctctgcctcctggattcaagcaattctcgtgcctagcctcccaagaagctgggactacgggcacacgccaccacgcctggctaatttttgtatttttagtagagacagagcttcaccatgttggccaggctggtctcgaactcctgacctcaggtgatccacctgccttggcctcccaaagtactgggattacaggcatgagccactgcgcctggcctaggatGGATTTTAAAGATGGGCCCGAACATGGTTTGACATTAGGGAGGATGTCAGAGAGGCCGTTCCTCAGTAGGCAGTAGCAGACCTGCTGAGTAAAAGGGCCACACTTGTAGCAAATAAACAATCCCCTGCTTCTCCAATACCCGCTTTCTCCCTAGTCCTTCCCAAAGGGTACATCTGTGGTCCCCAGCAGGTCTGCCCTGTGCCACCAGGAGAGGGCAGCAGTCACCCAGTGTACCCTGCTGCTGCCCTGTGAATCGTAGGCCGGGGCCAGCCGTGGAGAAGCCACCTGCTGACAGCCACGGCCTGCAGCATGGGCCGCCCTCCCAGCTCTGCCTGGGCGCACTTAATAGCACCTTTTGTTTTCCTCCTCTCTGTGTTTGATCCAAACACAGAGCTCTGTCATGGTCACGCAACAGCTCTCACGGAATCCTTGTCTCCTGCCCTAGACTACCCTAACCCTACCCTCTCAGCACCTCTTGTTGAAGGCCCTCCCATCCAGGTTTCCCTAGCtagtgaattatttttttttagagacaaggtctctgttgctcaagctgtcctcaaactcctgggctcaagcagtcctcccatgtcagcctctagagtagctgggactatcggcacacaccaccacacccagcaaagtGAATATTTTATATGCCACCTGGCCAGTATTACACCATTCCGTCCCAAATCTCCCCTCCCAACTTGGTGAAAATCATCTGGCCATTTTTACAGATTAGAACGAAAGCAAACAAGCTCTCACTCTGTCTGCCCCCAGCACGAGGCTGTCCACACAGAGCCTCTGGACGAGCTGTACGAGGCGCTGGCGGAGACCCTGATGGCCGAGGAGTCCCCCCAGGGCCACCGGAGCTATTTGCTGGTATGAGAAGAGCACCCTCCTCCCCCTCACAGCCCAGATACCCTTCCTGCACAAAGTGAAAACACGAgtgtgggttcaaatcctgactcacCCATTCTGCAGTCTTAGACATGAGGTCTGTTAACCTCctttagcctcagtttccctgtctgtaaatCAAGCACTTCAACAACAGCATGTCTCTTGGGGTTGTTGGGCATTTGTGCAGTAGGTAACACACACTACCTGCTTCACAAAGACCTAATGCCCAGTCCTCAAAGAATACTtgacagggccaggcatggtggctcacgcctgtaatcccagcactttgggaggccaaggcgggtggatcacctgaggtcaggagttcgagaccagcctgcccaatatggtgaaaccctgtctctactaaaaatacaaaaattaggccgggcgcggtggctcacgcctgtaatcccagcactttgggaggctgaggcaggcggatcacctgaggtcaggagttcgagaccagcctggtcaacatggtgaaactccgtctctactaaaaatacaaagattagcagggcgtggtagcaggcgcctgtaatcccagctacttgggaggctgaggcaggagaatcgcttgaacctgggaggcagaggatgcagtgagccgagatcgcgccactgactccagcctaggtgacagatcgagaatccatctcaaaaaaaataagataaaacataGATACAGAAAACCACAAAGGAAAAACATAGCACACCGAATCATCACAAGGCAGCCACCCCTTCATAGCCATACCTGGCCCCTCCCTGGCCACCACTGACCTGTGCTCCATCACCAGAATTCCATCGTCTCAGGAATGTTCGATGAATGGAATCCTGTGTGGCCTGAGATGAGCATCTCTCACACCGCATGATACCCTTGAGGCCTGTGCAAGCTGTTGGCATGTCAACAGTTAGCTGCTTCTCATTGCTGAGTGGTGATTGGTCCTGTCATGGTTTATTCAGTCATGGGGTGGATGGCTACTTGTCTTCTAAGCCACTTGTCTTCTGATCGTTGACTGATTCTCTCGCCCTCTCTCGGCGCAGCCCTCGGAAGGCTCGGTCACGCTCTCCGAGAGCACAGCCATCATCTCCCACGGCACCACGGGCCTGGTCACATGGGATGCTGCCCTCTACCTTGCAGAATGGGCCATCGAGAACCCAGCAGCCTTCACTGACAGGTGACCTTGGGGCACAGGGCGGGGCACCGAGGCAGGCTTACCCCGGTGCAGTCGCAGACACGGTCCGCTTTCCTTCTGCCAGGACTGTCCTAGAGCTTGGCAGTGGCGCCGGCCTCACAGGCCTGGCCATCTGCAAGATGTGCCGCCCCCGGGCATACATCTTCAGCGATTGTCACAGCCGGGTCCTTGAGCAGCTCCGAGGGAATGTCCTTCTCAATGGCCTCTCGTTAGAGGCAGACATCACTGCTAACTTAGACAGCCCCAGGGTGACAGTGGCCCAGCTGGACTGGGACGTCACAACGGTCCATCAGCTGTCTGCCTTCCAGCCAGATGTTGTCATCGCAGCAGGTAATGCCCAGCCCCGGGCACCCCGCGCAGGCGGTGTCCTTGCAGCTCCACCCAGCTCTTGGCTCTGGGAAAAGGGAACAAGGGACGCTGTCGGGCATGGACATGATGGGGCTTCCAGAAGAGTTACTCTGGGCCTCCAGGGTGACATCCAAGGACAGGGGTGCCTCTTAAGGTGACCTTGAAGCCACAGCCCTTGTTGGGGACAGGCATACTCCCGTTACAGTCGTCACCACATGGCTGTGTCCCAGAGCCATGCCCCGTGTCCTTCAGAGACCACAGGAGGAAAACAACCACTTCTGGGACAAGGACAGGGCCCGTGAGAGAAGGTGGTGTTTGGCTGGGCCACCGAAAACCCCTCGCCTCTGCCGGCACACTCAGTCCCCTCTGGTCGAACAGAGTTCTGCCTGTGACCCTGGGTCCCAGCCCTGAAACCACAGGCCCGGCAGTGGCCAGGGACACAGGCCCTCCCCTGCAAGCCAGCACACAAATCGGCAGACGCCTGAAACACGACGTTCACACCAGGGTCAGGCTTTGCATCATTCAGAGCCCTCTAGATAGGCTGAGAACCAGAGCTGTTTTTTAAGGAACACCAGTGAGTCTGGagactttttcttttgctttggtcTTTTGCAGCTTTCTCTACTAAGGGTTCTCCTTTTTCACCCGGGTAACTGCGTTTCCATCTAATGGCACAAATGGTCAGATGGCATCTAATAGTCTCATATGACCGCTGCCTCTCTGGCCTCGCCCTGCGGCTGAGGTCAGCATGACCTGGAACGTTCCGCTGGTCCCTTTCAGTAACCTGAAGCTTTCACTGTAGATGTGCTGTATTGTCCAGAAGCCATCGTGTCGCTGGTCGGGGTCCTGCGGAGGCTGGCTGCCTGCCGGGAGCACCAGCGGGCTCCTGAGGTCTACGTGGCCTTCACTGTCCGCAACCCGGAGACATGCCAGCTGTTCACCACCGAACTAGGTGAGCCCCCACGCCCTCCTGGGCCTGCAGGGTCCCCAAGCTGTCCCTTCAAGACTCCAGTGGAAGTGAAAGAACTTGGCACCGGGGAAAAGCTAGGATGCCCCACAGCCCCACGCCATGCGGGGAACTTAGGCAGAGGGCTGGCGAGCAGGGTGGGCTCAGGTCATGGAGGGGcttggggcaggaggagggcagCTCAGCACAGGGAGGGAGGGTCTGAGCCCAGCAGCCCTACTATGTGCTTCGGAGCAGAGTTCCCTAAGCCCttgggcctcggtttcctcatctataaaatggaggtgGTGGGAGAGGCAGTCGGGGTCAGGGCTGGACACAGCTGTGGCCTGCAGGACGCTGGAGCACAGGCTGTACAGGCAGATCCGCCATGCCACTGTCCTGAGCACCCAGTCAGTAGAGGACGAGCAGGGTGACTATAGAGAAGGGGAACTGGCCCCACAGTGGGCCAGCCACTGTGCTCAGAACTGACATTTGTCAGCCCCCAGCACCTGTGAGGGTGTGCTGTCATTGTACCATCTCTCTAACAAAGACACTAGGGCACACGGAGGCCAGGCGACTCCCGAGCTCCCGCAGACTGCAGCCCGGCCGCCTGGCTCCCGCGCCTCCACACTACACCCATGCCCCCCAATGCCACCAGCCTTTGCCCCAACTCCCCGAGCAGAGCCCCTCCTGGCAACCGTGCGCACAGATGCACCCgcagcagcctctgcctgcaCACAGAGACAGACGACCCAACGCCTGTCCACATGGGCAGCCTGTTAACTACAGAGTCAACAAACAAGCCAGCACACGAAGGCACACTGGGTTCCACGAGAGTCCCGCACGACCTCGCACAGCAGGCTGGCCAGGCACGGGGCTCAGGCCTGTcctcccagcatttcaggaggctaaggcaggaggactccctgagcccaggcgttcaagaccaacctgggcaacatagtgggaccccatccctacaaaacataccaaaactagccaggcatggttgcacacgcctgtggtcccagctactcgggaggctgaggtgggagggtggcttgagcctggggggtggaggctgcagtgagccgtgatctcaccactgcactccagcctgggcaacagagcaacaccctgtctcaaaaaagcaaaaaaaaaaaaaaaaggaagtctttCTTCAGATACTTATGTGAAAAAATACCTGCAGTATGGTTTAAGTGAAAAGAGCAGTGCCAAACAGCACATATGGTATAAGCCCccacccacctttttttttttttttttggagacagagtctggctttgtattgcccaggctggagtgcagtggtgcgatctcagcccactggaacctcccacctcccaggtacaag
This genomic interval carries:
- the EEF2KMT gene encoding protein-lysine N-methyltransferase EEF2KMT isoform X2, which gives rise to MAPEEDAGTELLLQSFERRFLAARALRSFPWQSLEAKLRDSSDSELLRDILQKTVKHPVCVKHPPSVKYARCFLSELIKKPSEGSVTLSESTAIISHGTTGLVTWDAALYLAEWAIENPAAFTDRTVLELGSGAGLTGLAICKMCRPRAYIFSDCHSRVLEQLRGNVLLNGLSLEADITANLDSPRVTVAQLDWDVTTVHQLSAFQPDVVIAADVLYCPEAIVSLVGVLRRLAACREHQRAPEVYVAFTVRNPETCQLFTTELGRAGIRWEAEPRHDQKLFPYEEHLEMAILNLTL
- the EEF2KMT gene encoding protein-lysine N-methyltransferase EEF2KMT isoform X1 — protein: MAPEEDAGTELLLQSFERRFLAARALRSFPWQSLEAKLRDSSDSELLRDILQKTVKHPVCVKHPPSVKYARCFLSELIKKHEAVHTEPLDELYEALAETLMAEESPQGHRSYLLPSEGSVTLSESTAIISHGTTGLVTWDAALYLAEWAIENPAAFTDRTVLELGSGAGLTGLAICKMCRPRAYIFSDCHSRVLEQLRGNVLLNGLSLEADITANLDSPRVTVAQLDWDVTTVHQLSAFQPDVVIAADVLYCPEAIVSLVGVLRRLAACREHQRAPEVYVAFTVRNPETCQLFTTELGRAGIRWEAEPRHDQKLFPYEEHLEMAILNLTL
- the EEF2KMT gene encoding protein-lysine N-methyltransferase EEF2KMT isoform X5 — encoded protein: MAPEEDAGTELLLQSFERRFLAARALRSFPWQSLEAKLRDSSDSELLRDILQKTVKHPVCVKHPPSVKYARCFLSELIKKMCCIVQKPSCRWSGSCGGWLPAGSTSGLLRSTWPSLSATRRHASCSPPN
- the EEF2KMT gene encoding protein-lysine N-methyltransferase EEF2KMT isoform X4, which codes for MAPEEDAGTELLLQSFERRFLAARALRSFPWQSLEAKLRDSSDSELLRDILQKHEAVHTEPLDELYEALAETLMAEESPQGHRSYLLMCCIVQKPSCRWSGSCGGWLPAGSTSGLLRSTWPSLSATRRHASCSPPN
- the EEF2KMT gene encoding protein-lysine N-methyltransferase EEF2KMT isoform X3, which produces MAPEEDAGTELLLQSFERRFLAARALRSFPWQSLEAKLRDSSDSELLRDILQKPSEGSVTLSESTAIISHGTTGLVTWDAALYLAEWAIENPAAFTDRTVLELGSGAGLTGLAICKMCRPRAYIFSDCHSRVLEQLRGNVLLNGLSLEADITANLDSPRVTVAQLDWDVTTVHQLSAFQPDVVIAADVLYCPEAIVSLVGVLRRLAACREHQRAPEVYVAFTVRNPETCQLFTTELGRAGIRWEAEPRHDQKLFPYEEHLEMAILNLTL